The genomic region TGGTATTCTGATTGTTCGCGAAACCAGCGCCAAGGCAGGGTAAAGATGGCGATATCCATCCAGATCGATCATGTCAGCAGGGAGTATGGACCTGTCAGGGCACTAGACGACGTGACGCTCGAGATCAAGGCGGGTGAATTCTTCACGCTGCTTGGATCCTCCGGATGCGGGAAAAGCTCGCTCTTGAAGCTGATCGGCGGCTTTGACCGCCAGACCTCGGGTCGTATTGCGTTCGACGGCAAGGATGTCGGCGATGTTCCGGCCAATCGCCGGCCGGTCAATACGGTCTTCCAGAACCTGGCATTGTTTCCGCATATGAGCGTTGCCCAGAATATCGGTTACGGGCTTCGTCTGAAGGGGATGTCCAATGCCGCACTTCAGGCAAAAGTAGACGATGCGCTGGATCTTGTCGAACTCTCCGGCTTCGGCCCACGCGACGTCAATCTGCTCTCCGGCGGCCAGCGGCAACGGGTGGCGCTCGCCCGCGCCCTGGTCATGGAGCCGGGGATCCTGCTTCTGGACGAACCCCTGACTGGGCTGGACGAACGCTTGCGCCAGCAGATGCGCGACGAATTCGGACGCTTGCACAAGCGCACCGGCGCAACCTTCATTCTGGTCACACATAATCAGGATGAGGCCCTCAGCCTCTCTGATCGCATGGCGGTCATGCATCGCGGCCGCATAGAGCAGGTCGACGTGCCGGCGCGGTTTTTCGAGGCGCCCGCCAATGCCTTCGTCGCCCGCTTTGTCGGCATCGACACGGTCCTGCGGCCGGAGGCGGTGATGTCGGCGGGCGATCATGCGCAGGCGTCTATCGCCGGTCAGATGATGCCCGTGCGCATGGCCGGACCTTTGGACACAACTGCAAGCGTCGTTGCCATCCGGCCGGACCGGTTGTTTGTGGCGCCGTCGGGCGCGTCCCCGTCGCTGCGGCTCACCGTGGTCGGCACGACATTCAGGGGACTGCACCGCGATCTGAAACTCGCCTTTGCCGATGGGCAGACGCTGATGATTGCGATTGATGCTGATCGTGCGGATCTCGCGATCGGGCAGGAGGTTTCGGTCGGCCTGAAGCCCGATGCTGCCGTTCTGATTGCAAGTTAGAGACTGCCGCCTGACGGTTTCGCAGGCTGCTCGAGCAATGCATGCCAACAAAAAAAGGGGAATGACAATGACGATCCATGACAGACCACTTTCATCCAATCGGCACAGCAATGTGCAGCGCCGCGATTTCCTCAAGATGATGGGCGCAGGTGCTGCACTGTCTGCCGGCGGCCTGGGTTTCGCCTCGCGTCTTGCCGCACAAGAGGCTCGCACGGTTGCCTTCTGGGCTACGGCAACGCTGGACATCGGCGACAAATGGCAGGCGTTTGCCACGCAAAGCGGCGTGACGCCTGAGTTTACCGACAACGGCAACGACCTCGGCCCGGTGATGGCCCGCCTCGCGGCCGGCAATGCCAACGATCTCTTCGATGTCGGCGGCTTCCAGGGCGGCGCCGAAAAGGAACTTGCACGCCAGGGCGTCATCGTTCCCTGGGACCTTGCAAAGATCCCGAACTATGAGAGCCTGTGGCAGTGGGCAAAGAACATCCCCTACTTGAAGCAGGACGGAAAGCAGTACGGCATTCCGACCGTGGTCAACGCCGACTCGATCATCTACCGGCCCGACAAATTGGGCAAGATCGACAGCTACGGTGCGATCTTCGATCCGAAGCTGAAAGGTCGCGTTGCGATGGAGGATGCGTGGATCAACAGCGCCATTTTCACTGCCATGTACCTGAAGGAAAGCGAAAGCAAGCCGATCGTTGATCCCGGCAACCTGACCGAGTCCGAACTCGGAATGGTCATGGAGTTCCTGATCAAGCACAAGACCGACGGCCAGTTCCGCACGTTCTGGAATGGCTGGGAGCAGGGTGTGCAACTCGTTGCCGACCAAGAGGTCGACGCGATGACCGGATGGGAGCCGATTGTCTATGAAGGTCGCAAGCGCGGGCTCCAGGTGGAATATGCCGCCCCCGTCGAAGGATACGAGGGCTGGGGCAACAACACCGTTCTCCTCAAGGGGGCTGCAGATCGCGGTGTAGCCGACGCTGCGCATGGCTTCGTCAATGGCCTGCTAGGCGGCCTCTACGGCTGCGAGCTCGGCCAGGCGCGCGGCTATCTCGTGCCGACCGACAACAATGTCGCCTATGCCAAGGCGCATCCGGAGGAGTACAAGCCGGAAGAGGTGGAGAAGCTGGCGGAACACGTGAAAGCCAAGTTCGCCGGCAAGATCTACTGGCAGAACGCCCGGCCGGATAATTTCCAACTCTACGAAGAGTGGTGGCAAAAGCTGCGCAACGCCTGAGCCCCACAATCGGCAGCGTTCGTTTTCACCGCCGCTGCCACCGAACCCCGGAGATGCCGATGGTCAGATTGCGCCTGCCCCTATCGTCGATGCTGATGACGCCGCCGCTCCTGGCGATCCTGACGCTTGGGCTGGTGCCGCTGACCGTCGTTATCGTCTGGAGTTTCTGGAGCTGGGATCCGCAGACCTATTGGATTAAACCGGATCTGAACCCCGCCGGATACGAGGCCATTCTGGACGCGGGCCGATGGACTGTCATCGTTTCGACGCTGGTGAAGGCTTTTGCCACGGCATTCCTCTGTCTGCTGATTGCCTATCCCACCGCCTATGCGATCCATTTCCTCGCCGGCCGGCGGTTGAGCATCCTGCTTCTGGCGCTGATCACCACTCCCTTTTTCACGTCATACCTCATCCGCTCCTTTTCCTGGCGGCTGGTGCTCGGGCGCACGGGTGTGATCAACACGTTGCTGCAGGATTTCGGCATCACCCACGCACCCCTCGACTGGTTGCTTTTCAGCAATTTCGCGGTCGTGGTGGGGCTTGTTGCGTCCTATCTGCCTTTCGCGATCTTTCCGTTGCTGCTGTCGATGCGGCGCGTTGATCCGACATTGCTGGCGGCTGCTCAGGATCTCGGCGCCGGCTTCTGGAGAAGCCTTGCGACCGTCCTCATTCCCCTGACCTTATCGGGCATCTTTGCCGGCTTCCTGTTCGTCTTCGTCATGGTGGTCGGGTCTTCGACAGAGGTCCAGATGCTCGGCGGCGCGGGCGCTTCCATCGTTTCTGTGATGATCAACGACGTCATGCGTGTCGCCAACTATCCGTTGGCATTTGCAATTTCGACGGTGGTGCTTGCTGTCATCTTCGGTCTGGTGCTGGTCGGCAACCGGCTTTTCGACCTTGCCTCGCTCTTCGAGGATCAGTCGCCATGATGATCCGTGAAGGACTTTCCAACCGCATCCTGCTCTGGGTCGTCACCATTGCGGGACTACTCGTCATCTACGCGCCGCCACTCTATCTGCTTGCCGTGTCGTTCAATCCGGCGCTGCAGCCGGGTCTTCCGAGCCTCTCCAACCTCAGTCTTCAGTGGTACCTCGCGCTGCCTAAGGAAACAGCGCTGATATCGGCGTTGGAGCAGTCCCTGATCATTGCGACGGTCACGGCGGTTCTGGCGACAGG from Rhizobium rhododendri harbors:
- a CDS encoding ABC transporter ATP-binding protein, producing the protein MAISIQIDHVSREYGPVRALDDVTLEIKAGEFFTLLGSSGCGKSSLLKLIGGFDRQTSGRIAFDGKDVGDVPANRRPVNTVFQNLALFPHMSVAQNIGYGLRLKGMSNAALQAKVDDALDLVELSGFGPRDVNLLSGGQRQRVALARALVMEPGILLLDEPLTGLDERLRQQMRDEFGRLHKRTGATFILVTHNQDEALSLSDRMAVMHRGRIEQVDVPARFFEAPANAFVARFVGIDTVLRPEAVMSAGDHAQASIAGQMMPVRMAGPLDTTASVVAIRPDRLFVAPSGASPSLRLTVVGTTFRGLHRDLKLAFADGQTLMIAIDADRADLAIGQEVSVGLKPDAAVLIAS
- a CDS encoding ABC transporter substrate-binding protein is translated as MTIHDRPLSSNRHSNVQRRDFLKMMGAGAALSAGGLGFASRLAAQEARTVAFWATATLDIGDKWQAFATQSGVTPEFTDNGNDLGPVMARLAAGNANDLFDVGGFQGGAEKELARQGVIVPWDLAKIPNYESLWQWAKNIPYLKQDGKQYGIPTVVNADSIIYRPDKLGKIDSYGAIFDPKLKGRVAMEDAWINSAIFTAMYLKESESKPIVDPGNLTESELGMVMEFLIKHKTDGQFRTFWNGWEQGVQLVADQEVDAMTGWEPIVYEGRKRGLQVEYAAPVEGYEGWGNNTVLLKGAADRGVADAAHGFVNGLLGGLYGCELGQARGYLVPTDNNVAYAKAHPEEYKPEEVEKLAEHVKAKFAGKIYWQNARPDNFQLYEEWWQKLRNA
- a CDS encoding ABC transporter permease; this encodes MVRLRLPLSSMLMTPPLLAILTLGLVPLTVVIVWSFWSWDPQTYWIKPDLNPAGYEAILDAGRWTVIVSTLVKAFATAFLCLLIAYPTAYAIHFLAGRRLSILLLALITTPFFTSYLIRSFSWRLVLGRTGVINTLLQDFGITHAPLDWLLFSNFAVVVGLVASYLPFAIFPLLLSMRRVDPTLLAAAQDLGAGFWRSLATVLIPLTLSGIFAGFLFVFVMVVGSSTEVQMLGGAGASIVSVMINDVMRVANYPLAFAISTVVLAVIFGLVLVGNRLFDLASLFEDQSP